A DNA window from Acetobacter aceti NBRC 14818 contains the following coding sequences:
- a CDS encoding nucleotide exchange factor GrpE → MELSKSDEITQVAVLVEGWFSENGIVVDPSSGCVRSFSHYLLIARSNDEPKNKIFCDIERSQKAISEIRKYFPIFLDNGERALAAARQNPLQKNIVDYFQEIQKAMQDVLAAIDVLGKRSKLFSPNQKKKANPRGYWHSSAYMISEFVIPIFNSFGKRKKYGFGKPTSPAVQIVSSSLSFIYSLEGNEIENEAIVKAIRAQKRKNLSV, encoded by the coding sequence ATGGAGTTATCTAAATCCGATGAGATCACACAGGTCGCCGTTCTTGTTGAAGGATGGTTTTCAGAAAATGGAATCGTCGTGGACCCATCCTCTGGATGCGTGAGGTCTTTTTCGCATTATCTTCTGATAGCAAGAAGCAACGATGAGCCGAAAAATAAAATCTTTTGTGACATCGAAAGGTCACAGAAAGCGATCTCCGAAATTAGAAAATATTTTCCTATCTTTTTAGATAATGGAGAAAGGGCACTCGCGGCAGCTAGACAGAATCCATTACAAAAAAACATCGTGGATTATTTTCAAGAAATTCAAAAAGCTATGCAAGACGTCTTGGCAGCGATCGACGTCCTTGGGAAGCGCTCAAAACTGTTCTCACCCAATCAAAAGAAAAAAGCCAATCCTCGTGGATATTGGCATTCTTCTGCTTACATGATTTCAGAATTTGTAATTCCAATATTTAATTCATTCGGGAAAAGAAAAAAATATGGCTTCGGAAAGCCAACTTCTCCGGCCGTACAAATCGTTTCAAGTTCATTGTCCTTTATCTACAGCCTTGAAGGCAATGAAATTGAAAACGAAGCAATCGTGAAGGCTATTCGCGCTCAAAAAAGGAAAAACTTATCTGTCTAG
- a CDS encoding helix-turn-helix transcriptional regulator, whose product MNIPQPDSQGRRFLRIEDIMHETCLSRATVYRNTMLERVKVGSRTLITVESYEKWLASLRSNAA is encoded by the coding sequence ATGAACATTCCACAGCCAGACAGTCAGGGACGCCGCTTCCTACGCATTGAAGACATCATGCACGAAACATGCCTGAGCCGCGCCACGGTCTATCGGAATACGATGCTGGAACGGGTGAAGGTTGGAAGCCGGACGCTGATCACGGTTGAAAGCTATGAGAAGTGGCTTGCAAGCCTTCGTTCCAATGCTGCCTGA
- a CDS encoding bifunctional DNA primase/polymerase, with amino-acid sequence MSASLKPRDYCDDIAERAMKLARGGLTVFPCCEDKRPTCKWGDVASSDPAAVAMLWRTYPGPLIGVVTGAVSGFDVLDLDWGKGGDDWHDEHCARLPRTRVHQTRSGGLHLLFRHREGTRNSAGKIARGVDVRGDGGYIIWWPATGLEIMDRSRASDWPAWLAEMALPPPASIADLRKIENGLRDADRYVQGAVRAAVAAVAGCRQGGRNQTLNAETYALGRFIAGGHLTAGQIAEAMAAAALQAGLTKSEIEATIRSALRARMGG; translated from the coding sequence ATGAGCGCTTCTCTGAAACCGCGTGATTACTGCGACGATATCGCTGAGAGGGCTATGAAGCTTGCTCGCGGTGGTCTGACGGTGTTCCCCTGCTGTGAGGACAAGCGCCCGACATGCAAGTGGGGTGACGTCGCCAGCAGTGATCCCGCCGCCGTGGCGATGCTCTGGCGCACCTATCCCGGCCCGCTGATCGGCGTCGTGACAGGGGCTGTCTCTGGCTTCGACGTTCTGGATCTGGACTGGGGCAAGGGTGGTGATGACTGGCACGACGAGCATTGCGCCCGTCTACCCCGAACCCGCGTGCATCAGACACGTTCTGGTGGGCTGCATCTCCTGTTTCGGCATCGTGAAGGTACTCGCAACAGCGCGGGCAAGATCGCTCGCGGCGTCGATGTGCGCGGGGATGGTGGATATATCATCTGGTGGCCTGCGACCGGGCTGGAGATCATGGATCGGTCCCGTGCAAGTGACTGGCCCGCGTGGTTGGCTGAGATGGCGCTTCCGCCACCGGCGTCCATCGCTGATCTGCGGAAGATCGAGAATGGGCTTCGTGACGCTGACCGGTATGTGCAGGGCGCAGTCAGGGCTGCCGTTGCCGCTGTAGCGGGCTGCCGGCAGGGTGGACGCAATCAGACACTGAACGCCGAGACCTACGCGCTGGGCCGGTTTATCGCTGGTGGTCATCTGACTGCCGGACAGATCGCGGAGGCTATGGCCGCTGCCGCCTTGCAGGCCGGGCTCACCAAGTCCGAGATTGAAGCGACCATCAGGTCCGCCCTGCGGGCAAGGATGGGCGGATGA
- a CDS encoding phage/plasmid primase, P4 family, with translation MSEAEDIGSAVQAGLARAEKRKAGSNEYVLLTEHGVAEAFTDRYRDQLRFCQSRGKWFLWSGTHWQVDSRHKAFTYARELVAEANSDSDLKAKAVTGKASFAGGVERFARCDPAHSVTSEDWDTDPFLLATPAGTVDLHTGILKESCPKDMISKVTAVGPDKQGCPIWLAFLRDATNSDDELIEFLQRWCGYCLTGDTREHALLFGYGPGGNGKSVFPNTISKILGDYAMTAAMDSFTVSYGDKHSTDLAMLRGARLVTASETEEGRAWAEARIKQMTGGDPITARFMRQDNFTFVPQFKLTIVGNHKPELKNVDDAMRRRLNMVPFIHKPKNPDRELELKLVDEWSAILQWMIEGCLKWQESGLPRPKVVREATDEYFEAQDSFGQWLAERCILDPGLETKPSLLLKDFQDWSRQNGELETDNKRLRGLLERTDGVRYLTRRGSRWVRGVGMKPREEDARRWDRE, from the coding sequence ATGAGTGAGGCCGAGGACATCGGCAGCGCCGTTCAGGCGGGGCTGGCCAGAGCTGAGAAGCGGAAAGCGGGCAGCAACGAATACGTGCTTCTGACCGAGCATGGTGTGGCCGAAGCCTTCACCGACCGTTATCGTGATCAGCTTCGTTTCTGCCAGTCCCGAGGAAAGTGGTTTCTCTGGTCCGGGACACACTGGCAGGTCGATAGCCGACACAAGGCTTTCACTTATGCCCGTGAGTTGGTAGCAGAGGCCAATTCGGACAGTGACCTCAAGGCGAAGGCTGTAACCGGAAAAGCATCCTTTGCGGGTGGCGTGGAGCGGTTCGCCCGGTGTGATCCGGCGCATTCAGTCACGTCTGAAGACTGGGACACGGATCCTTTTCTGCTCGCCACACCTGCTGGAACCGTCGATCTGCATACAGGCATCCTGAAAGAATCCTGTCCGAAAGACATGATTTCAAAAGTGACGGCAGTTGGTCCCGACAAGCAGGGCTGTCCGATCTGGCTCGCCTTTTTGCGTGACGCCACGAACAGTGATGATGAGCTGATCGAGTTTCTTCAGCGTTGGTGCGGCTACTGTCTGACCGGCGATACGCGGGAGCATGCGCTGCTGTTTGGATATGGCCCGGGCGGCAACGGGAAATCGGTGTTCCCGAATACCATCTCCAAGATCCTTGGTGATTACGCCATGACCGCAGCCATGGACAGCTTCACCGTCAGCTATGGCGACAAGCACTCGACCGATCTCGCCATGCTTCGTGGAGCGCGACTGGTGACGGCTTCGGAGACCGAGGAAGGACGTGCCTGGGCGGAAGCGAGGATCAAGCAGATGACAGGTGGTGATCCGATAACAGCCCGCTTCATGCGCCAGGATAATTTTACCTTTGTGCCGCAGTTCAAGCTGACCATTGTTGGCAACCACAAGCCGGAGCTGAAGAACGTCGATGATGCCATGCGACGAAGGCTCAATATGGTGCCGTTCATTCACAAGCCAAAGAACCCGGATCGGGAGCTTGAGCTGAAGCTGGTCGATGAATGGTCTGCAATTCTTCAATGGATGATCGAGGGCTGTCTGAAGTGGCAGGAAAGCGGATTGCCGCGTCCGAAGGTCGTGCGTGAGGCGACAGATGAATACTTCGAGGCTCAGGACAGTTTCGGCCAATGGCTTGCTGAACGATGCATCCTTGATCCGGGTCTTGAGACGAAGCCCTCTCTACTGCTGAAGGATTTTCAGGACTGGTCACGGCAGAATGGTGAACTGGAGACCGATAACAAACGGCTCAGGGGACTTCTGGAGCGGACGGACGGGGTTCGTTACCTAACGAGACGCGGCTCCCGATGGGTGCGTGGTGTTGGAATGAAACCGCGTGAAGAAGACGCCCGGCGATGGGATCGAGAATAA
- a CDS encoding helix-turn-helix transcriptional regulator: MLNTETAARRIGVSAMTLRRMLKEGKAPPSIVPGRRKRLWPEAALIEWVRSRTTEERSQ, translated from the coding sequence ATGCTGAATACGGAGACTGCAGCGCGCCGGATTGGCGTCAGTGCGATGACCCTTCGTCGAATGCTGAAGGAGGGCAAGGCTCCGCCGTCAATCGTACCGGGAAGGCGTAAGCGCCTCTGGCCTGAAGCGGCGCTGATCGAGTGGGTGCGTTCCCGAACAACAGAGGAGCGTAGCCAGTGA
- a CDS encoding terminase large subunit domain-containing protein, with product MTDLVQDMARDIRHGLDPVLFARERLGFDPDPWQGSVLNSTSNRILLNCTRQSGKTSTTAVLGLHTGMYQPNSLILLFSKAQRQSSELLAKIYGHINTMEGPPRLVKEAATELKLANGSRIVSLPGDGDSIRGYSAPNLIVEDEAAFVHDSLYEAFLPMLATSNGRLVLMSTPNGKRGHFYHTWAGGDPKWQRESVTALQVPRISADYLEDMKSEYGPHKFAQEFMCRFVEADDQFFSDEAIERAFSRDVPLLELNF from the coding sequence ATGACTGATCTGGTGCAGGACATGGCCCGCGATATCCGGCACGGTCTCGACCCTGTGCTGTTCGCCCGTGAACGTCTGGGGTTTGATCCTGACCCATGGCAGGGCAGCGTTCTGAACTCGACCAGCAACCGGATCCTGCTCAACTGCACCCGGCAGTCGGGCAAAACCAGCACAACTGCCGTGCTGGGTCTTCATACGGGCATGTACCAGCCTAATTCCCTGATCCTGCTTTTCTCCAAGGCCCAGCGTCAGAGTTCAGAGCTGCTTGCCAAGATTTACGGCCACATCAACACGATGGAAGGACCGCCCCGGCTGGTGAAGGAAGCGGCGACTGAACTGAAGCTCGCCAATGGCTCCCGCATCGTCAGTCTGCCGGGTGACGGCGACAGCATCCGTGGTTATTCCGCCCCGAACCTGATCGTGGAAGATGAGGCCGCGTTCGTTCATGACAGCCTGTACGAAGCCTTCCTGCCGATGCTGGCGACCAGTAACGGGCGGCTGGTGCTGATGAGCACGCCCAACGGCAAGCGCGGCCATTTCTATCATACCTGGGCCGGTGGAGATCCGAAGTGGCAGCGGGAAAGCGTCACCGCCCTTCAGGTGCCACGAATCAGCGCTGACTACCTCGAAGACATGAAATCCGAATACGGGCCGCACAAGTTTGCTCAGGAGTTCATGTGCCGGTTTGTCGAGGCTGACGACCAGTT